One part of the Phoenix dactylifera cultivar Barhee BC4 chromosome 4, palm_55x_up_171113_PBpolish2nd_filt_p, whole genome shotgun sequence genome encodes these proteins:
- the LOC103717452 gene encoding E3 ubiquitin-protein ligase RNF43-like encodes MDMVRRNYLLYLAALKLLLNHMRSFMLDHLHENYRQEGEALNQRAVEVIRYLGLVGRHALTFPHSGNHELPEWLDQRYRMVIADIDGCIAQSKFEWMLEFGFLRRVQVTAAEASSAETCSICLESFQAGSVIGIPQCGHRYHWDCITQWYDRANTCPLCRRYVLENADVRRV; translated from the coding sequence atggATATGGTTAGGAGAAACTACTTGCTCTACTTGGCTGCGTTGAAGCTACTGCTCAATCATATGCGTTCTTTCATGCTAGATCATTTGCATGAGAACTACAGGCAAGAGGGTGAAGCCTTAAACCAGCGGGCAGTCGAAGTAATAAGATACTTGGGGTTGGTTGGGCGCCATGCCCTCACATTTCCCCACAGTGGAAACCATGAACTGCCTGAGTGGCTCGACCAGAGATACAGAATGGTCATTGCCGACATCGACGGGTGTATTGCTCAGAGCAAGTTCGAGTGGATGTTGGAGTTCGGATTCCTCCGACGGGTTCAGGTCACGGCCGCCGAAGCGAGCTCCGCCGAAACCTGCAGCATCTGTCTCGAGAGCTTTCAAGCGGGCAGTGTGATCGGTATTCCGCAATGTGGCCACCGCTACCACTGGGATTGCATCACTCAGTGGTATGATAGAGCAAATACATGCCCGCTCTGCCGGCGCTACGTGCTGGAGAACGCCGACGTACGTCGAGTCTGA